In one Pseudothermotoga sp. genomic region, the following are encoded:
- a CDS encoding ATPase, T2SS/T4P/T4SS family: MPDKIRYRRIGEILLEKGLITKEQLNRALENQRLTKKALGEVLVELGYVTWEELTEALAEQYNIPMLKDPPRIIAAEVLNSLPRALLEELRIVPIDKRDGRLILVTDTIHNVSRIKGEVRFITGQEPAVYLVTPSLFALLHKQHIQGGIAELAQEVPTAEEREPEVLTLEEVEEVEEAEAPIIKMVNALIHRAVQMEASDIHIEPFRNYVRVRYRIDGLLRKVIDYPKAQHGAVVTRIKIMSGLDISEKRLPQDGKFYMNVHGEQYDFRVSTMPSVHGEKVVMRILKVSAAYKQLEELGFSEYNYKLISALLKRPNGIILVTGPTGSGKSTTLVAMINKLKDITVNIVTAEDPVEYTIDGVTQCQVSPEIGLTFARFLRSFLRQDPDIIMIGEMRDKETANLAIEAALTGHLVLSTLHTNSAAAAVDRLVNLGVDRHLLSTALIGVISQRLVRKLCESCRVKVNLRSEYLQMWKEVFPELEPVEYTVGSGCIECNGVGYKGRVAIGEVLVLDRELKDLIVAGAGEREIYDLALRKGMRPMFIDGFEKVLKGTTSFEEVLRVTTSV, from the coding sequence GCTCTGGGTGAGGTGTTGGTGGAGCTAGGTTACGTGACTTGGGAGGAACTGACGGAAGCGTTGGCTGAACAGTACAACATACCGATGCTGAAAGATCCCCCAAGGATCATAGCGGCGGAAGTTTTGAACAGTTTGCCGAGGGCTCTATTGGAAGAATTGAGGATCGTTCCGATAGACAAACGTGACGGTCGGCTGATATTGGTGACAGACACGATTCACAACGTGAGCAGGATCAAAGGAGAAGTCAGATTCATAACCGGTCAAGAACCTGCGGTTTACCTAGTGACACCTTCCCTCTTCGCTCTGCTCCACAAGCAACACATTCAAGGAGGCATAGCAGAACTGGCACAGGAGGTCCCAACTGCGGAAGAACGAGAACCGGAGGTTCTGACGCTCGAAGAGGTCGAGGAAGTTGAAGAAGCCGAAGCACCCATAATCAAGATGGTGAACGCACTCATTCACAGAGCAGTTCAGATGGAAGCGAGCGATATACACATCGAACCGTTCAGAAACTACGTGAGGGTTCGATACAGAATAGACGGACTCCTTCGTAAGGTGATCGACTATCCCAAGGCTCAACATGGAGCCGTTGTGACGAGAATAAAGATCATGTCTGGTTTGGACATTTCTGAAAAGCGTCTCCCTCAAGATGGAAAGTTCTACATGAACGTACACGGAGAACAGTACGACTTCCGTGTTTCAACCATGCCGTCAGTCCACGGCGAAAAAGTCGTCATGAGGATTTTAAAGGTCTCTGCAGCTTACAAGCAACTCGAAGAACTGGGTTTCAGTGAGTACAATTATAAACTCATCTCCGCGCTTTTGAAGAGGCCAAACGGCATCATCCTCGTAACTGGACCGACCGGTAGTGGAAAGTCAACGACACTGGTCGCCATGATAAACAAACTCAAAGACATCACTGTGAACATCGTGACAGCTGAAGACCCAGTCGAGTACACGATAGACGGCGTCACACAGTGCCAAGTGAGTCCCGAAATTGGGCTAACCTTTGCAAGGTTCCTCAGATCTTTCCTCAGGCAAGATCCAGATATCATAATGATCGGTGAGATGAGAGACAAAGAAACCGCGAACTTAGCCATTGAGGCGGCGCTGACGGGACATTTAGTCCTCAGTACCTTGCACACGAACAGTGCCGCCGCTGCCGTTGACAGGTTGGTCAACCTCGGCGTGGACAGGCATCTGCTCTCCACGGCCCTGATCGGTGTGATAAGCCAAAGGCTGGTACGAAAGCTCTGCGAGAGCTGTAGAGTCAAAGTCAATTTGAGATCGGAATATTTACAGATGTGGAAGGAAGTTTTTCCAGAGTTGGAACCAGTCGAGTACACGGTGGGATCAGGTTGCATCGAGTGTAACGGAGTAGGTTACAAAGGAAGGGTCGCCATAGGCGAGGTACTGGTGTTGGATCGCGAACTCAAAGATTTGATCGTCGCTGGTGCTGGAGAGAGGGAGATATACGATTTGGCCTTGCGCAAAGGCATGCGTCCCATGTTCATAGATGGCTTTGAGAAGGTATTGAAAGGAACGACATCCTTCGAAGAAGTTCTCAGGGTGACCACCTCGGTATGA